From Myotis daubentonii chromosome 15, mMyoDau2.1, whole genome shotgun sequence, one genomic window encodes:
- the LOC132217340 gene encoding small ribosomal subunit protein eS28-like — MDMSHVQSIKLSRVTQVLGRTGCSIIRNVKGLMHEGNMFTLLESERGTRRLY; from the coding sequence ATGGACATGAGTCATGTGCAGTCTATCAAGCTATCCAGGGTCACCCAGGTGCTGGGCAGGACCGGTTGTTCCATCATCCGAAATGTAAAAGGCCTCATGCATGAGGGCAACATGTTCACTCTATTGGAGTCAGAGCGAGGAACAAGGAGGCTGTACTGA